A genomic region of Zea mays cultivar B73 chromosome 6, Zm-B73-REFERENCE-NAM-5.0, whole genome shotgun sequence contains the following coding sequences:
- the LOC100286118 gene encoding protein transport protein Sec61 beta subunit, which produces MARSSSQSQSSVGGGGGGGGARPATVGPRGTAAAAAGMRRRRATSSAGGGGFSGAGGSNMLRFYTDEAPGLRLSPTMVLVMSLCFIGFVTALHIFGKLYRSRTAAASA; this is translated from the coding sequence ATGGCCCGCTCCTCCTCGCAGTCGCAGTCCTccgtcggtggcggcggcggcggcggcggcgcgcgaccGGCCACCGTCGGCCCGCGCGGCACGGCCGCGGCGGCCGCCGGgatgcgccgccgccgcgccacctCTAGCGCCGGGGGAGGCGGCTTCTCCGGGGCCGGCGGGAGCAACATGCTCCGCTTCTACACCGACGAGGCGCCGGGCCTCCGCCTCTCGCCCACCATGGTGCTCGTCATGTCGCTCTGCTTCATCGGCTTCGTCACCGCCCTCCACATCTTCGGCAAGCTCTACCGCTCCCGCACGGCCGCGGCCTCCGCGTGA